A genomic segment from Planctomycetia bacterium encodes:
- a CDS encoding DUF4416 family protein produces the protein MAQPQPAPLVKYIIAVLYSSESALQNVLPLLEQQWGSIDYQSKPYPFDQTDYYQQEMGDNLQRELIAFDKLLSPEELVVAKLWCNELEASLSVSPLPSAGEGVGVRGLQPKRTINLDIGYLDHNKIVLASVKGLGQKIYLSQGIYADLVARYGHGRYQPFEWTFPDFKTGRYDADLAQLRQIYLNQMKARRSQSE, from the coding sequence ATGGCCCAGCCTCAGCCTGCACCACTGGTGAAGTACATCATTGCGGTGCTCTATTCCAGCGAGAGCGCACTGCAGAATGTGTTGCCTCTTTTGGAGCAGCAGTGGGGTAGTATTGATTATCAGAGTAAGCCTTACCCTTTTGATCAGACAGATTACTACCAACAGGAAATGGGAGACAATCTGCAGCGCGAGTTGATTGCGTTTGATAAGTTGCTCTCGCCGGAAGAACTGGTTGTGGCGAAACTGTGGTGTAATGAGTTGGAAGCCAGCCTGTCTGTCTCCCCTCTCCCCTCAGCGGGAGAGGGGGTGGGGGTGAGGGGGTTGCAACCCAAGCGCACCATCAACCTTGACATCGGCTATCTCGATCACAACAAAATCGTCCTCGCCAGTGTCAAAGGCCTGGGACAGAAGATTTATTTATCGCAAGGCATCTATGCCGACCTGGTCGCCCGCTATGGCCATGGCCGGTATCAACCCTTTGAATGGACGTTTCCCGATTTCAAAACGGGACGGTATGACGCCGATCTGGCACAACTCAGGCAAATCTATCTCAATCAAATGAAGGCTCGCCGCAGTCAATCTGAGTAA
- a CDS encoding Na+ dependent nucleoside transporter domain protein encodes MSAVSKSGTPWSWRLGLWLIVAILAVLANWLSPTLGYRGQAILGFFALLLLAASFSTNLRAVNMKTIIWGLLLQFTLAILVIYSTHVQAFFQVVGSGITKLIECSDKGAEFVFGVLAQPKEMDKVFGKNNGFVFAFRALPPIIFVSAFFSLLYYLGVLQLLVRIMARIMMYLMGTSGAETLSVAANVFMGQTEAPLIVKPFVPHMTRSELLALMASGMAHISGGMMAVYISYGADPVAILCTCIMACPCSLYLTKLIMPELEKPATLGSAKIEVPSQHVNAVDAIAAGVKDGLYLALNVAAMLIGFIAFIAMFDALLSSIKPMFLAMNLPKEWFTSWPDTLRLQDIFGFLFAPIAVLIGVAPEEANQVGTLLGIKLAANEHVAYLTLKNGAEFQELSKRSKELAVYALTGFANFASIGIQLGGIGALAPERRTDLAKLGMKALFVGFIATLINACVAGMLK; translated from the coding sequence ATGTCTGCAGTTTCAAAATCAGGCACCCCGTGGAGTTGGCGGCTTGGACTCTGGCTGATCGTAGCTATCCTTGCTGTGCTCGCCAACTGGCTCAGCCCGACATTGGGATATCGTGGCCAGGCCATCTTGGGATTCTTCGCACTATTACTGCTCGCCGCATCATTCTCCACTAATCTGCGTGCAGTAAACATGAAAACTATCATCTGGGGATTGCTGCTGCAGTTCACGCTGGCAATTCTGGTGATCTATTCCACACATGTGCAAGCATTTTTTCAGGTAGTCGGATCAGGCATCACCAAGCTGATCGAATGCTCCGATAAAGGTGCTGAATTTGTATTTGGAGTACTGGCACAACCGAAAGAAATGGACAAAGTTTTTGGAAAGAACAACGGCTTTGTCTTCGCCTTCCGCGCGCTTCCACCGATCATTTTCGTCTCGGCGTTTTTCAGCCTACTCTATTACCTGGGGGTTCTGCAATTACTGGTGCGTATCATGGCACGCATCATGATGTATCTGATGGGAACCAGCGGCGCAGAAACACTCTCAGTGGCGGCCAACGTCTTCATGGGGCAAACCGAGGCGCCTTTGATTGTCAAGCCATTTGTCCCTCACATGACCCGCTCCGAACTGTTGGCTCTGATGGCTTCCGGCATGGCACACATCTCCGGCGGTATGATGGCTGTCTACATCAGCTACGGTGCCGATCCTGTTGCCATCTTGTGTACCTGCATCATGGCATGTCCTTGCAGTCTCTACCTGACCAAGCTCATAATGCCCGAGCTTGAAAAACCAGCGACATTGGGATCTGCCAAGATCGAAGTACCTTCGCAACATGTCAATGCTGTCGATGCTATTGCTGCGGGAGTGAAGGATGGTTTATACCTGGCGCTGAACGTAGCAGCCATGCTGATTGGCTTTATCGCCTTTATCGCGATGTTTGATGCACTGCTTAGCAGCATCAAGCCGATGTTCCTGGCGATGAACCTGCCGAAAGAGTGGTTTACCAGTTGGCCTGATACGCTGCGTCTGCAGGATATTTTCGGATTTCTTTTTGCCCCCATAGCAGTCTTGATCGGCGTCGCCCCGGAGGAAGCCAACCAGGTGGGCACGCTGCTGGGAATCAAACTCGCTGCCAACGAGCATGTAGCATACCTCACATTAAAAAATGGAGCAGAGTTCCAGGAATTATCCAAGCGATCAAAAGAGCTGGCAGTCTACGCCCTCACTGGCTTTGCCAACTTTGCTTCCATTGGCATTCAACTCGGTGGCATCGGCGCACTGGCTCCAGAACGGCGTACTGACTTGGCCAAGTTGGGAATGAAA